In Synechococcus sp. KORDI-100, a single window of DNA contains:
- a CDS encoding TM0106 family RecB-like putative nuclease produces the protein MGDTPPAANVLNDRLLRSWLRCRRKAWLDRHADPADRQWTAHRNLQLDDQQRCFVALLPQRPGHGDAACRDGAPGVVGLRLKGQGPAGEALEAHPPLLLKVQGQSRWGRFAYQPVLARQGRRLTREHQLPLALSAQLLESEQQAPVPELLVVGGGGRRLERDRVPFTTGLKRQLTDSLRRLAHDLQRPNPPALAADRRKCTLCCWRGVCGAEASAQGHLSEVSGIGAKRREMLIELGVHGLADLAGADPDWLASRMERFGDQHGEVARALVLQARSQRDNRVTRLSASPALPELIQAPGILLYDIESDPDARHDFLHGFVRVPRCSDSRWDLDRARYHPILVLEHHGEARCWRRLERLLTRYRDWPVLHYGETESLALRRMAQRQSLPDDQLRLLQRRLIDVHARIRRVWRLPLSSYGLKAVASWRGFRWTLQGADGARALLWWRQWLGEGPQRRGSRHALRWILQYNRDDCLATWAVAAWLADQDATASGGS, from the coding sequence ATGGGTGACACCCCGCCTGCCGCCAACGTCCTCAACGATCGGTTGCTGCGCAGCTGGCTGCGGTGTCGACGCAAGGCATGGCTTGATCGTCATGCGGATCCAGCCGATCGCCAATGGACGGCGCACCGCAATTTGCAGCTCGATGATCAGCAACGGTGCTTTGTAGCCCTGCTGCCCCAACGTCCGGGCCATGGTGATGCGGCCTGCCGGGATGGCGCGCCAGGGGTTGTGGGTCTGCGGCTGAAAGGACAGGGGCCGGCCGGCGAGGCCTTGGAAGCTCATCCACCGCTGTTGTTGAAAGTGCAGGGTCAGAGCCGCTGGGGCCGGTTTGCGTATCAACCGGTCCTCGCTCGCCAGGGGCGACGCCTCACCCGTGAGCATCAGCTGCCGCTGGCACTGAGCGCCCAGCTGCTGGAATCAGAGCAGCAGGCACCAGTCCCTGAACTCCTTGTTGTGGGAGGAGGTGGGCGTCGTCTCGAACGTGATCGCGTTCCATTCACGACGGGGTTGAAGCGTCAACTCACTGATTCCCTGCGCAGGCTCGCCCACGACCTGCAGCGTCCGAATCCGCCGGCCTTGGCTGCCGACCGCCGCAAGTGCACGCTCTGTTGCTGGCGAGGGGTTTGCGGTGCCGAGGCCTCTGCACAGGGCCATCTCAGTGAAGTCAGTGGAATCGGAGCGAAGCGACGGGAGATGCTGATCGAGCTCGGTGTCCATGGTCTGGCGGATCTTGCGGGAGCTGATCCGGATTGGTTGGCATCGCGGATGGAGCGGTTCGGCGACCAGCACGGCGAGGTGGCGCGGGCTCTTGTCCTGCAGGCCAGATCCCAGCGGGACAACCGAGTGACCCGTCTCTCCGCAAGCCCTGCCCTGCCCGAACTGATCCAGGCACCGGGGATCCTTCTCTACGACATCGAATCGGATCCGGACGCGCGCCATGATTTCCTGCATGGCTTTGTGCGCGTGCCGCGTTGCAGTGATAGTCGCTGGGATCTGGATCGGGCGCGCTATCACCCGATTCTGGTGCTGGAGCACCACGGCGAGGCGCGTTGTTGGCGACGGCTCGAGCGACTCCTCACCCGGTACCGGGACTGGCCTGTTCTTCATTACGGCGAGACCGAGTCCTTGGCTCTGCGACGGATGGCCCAGCGTCAGTCGTTGCCGGACGATCAGCTGAGGCTTCTGCAGAGACGACTGATCGATGTCCATGCCCGCATCCGTCGTGTCTGGCGATTGCCGCTCAGCAGTTACGGACTCAAAGCTGTTGCAAGCTGGCGGGGCTTCCGTTGGACCCTGCAGGGTGCCGACGGTGCCAGAGCGCTGCTGTGGTGGCGCCAGTGGCTTGGTGAAGGCCCTCAGCGTCGTGGCAGTCGTCATGCCTTGCGCTGGATCCTGCAGTACAACCGCGACGACTGTCTGGCGACCTGGGCGGTCGCGGCCTGGCTGGCAGATCAGGATGCAACAGCAAGTGGTGGATCCTGA
- a CDS encoding folate-binding protein YgfZ, whose protein sequence is MTTTPPLTTFRWDAEFPLLRLEGSGAESFLQGQTSADMSSCKDDLMHSCWLTASGRLRALLEIRFDESGADVMVLAGDADSVRQGFDQVIFPADRVRLLTREPQRRLQVLSNATSSEVIWHDTSGSLPEPWDQRPPADAEALERWRLKQGWPSGDGELSGETNPFELGLSHWVSLSKGCYLGQETMAKLASTGGVKQQLRVWSSTSLLAKGTMLQRDGARAGQITSVLPNRDAPGCIGLALVRRQHLDTTVLNGPEGEDLILQRPSGFQDPPLAVAS, encoded by the coding sequence ATGACCACAACGCCTCCCCTGACCACCTTTCGCTGGGACGCCGAATTCCCCCTGCTGCGGCTGGAAGGATCCGGTGCCGAATCGTTCCTTCAGGGACAGACCAGCGCTGACATGAGCAGTTGCAAGGACGATCTGATGCACAGCTGCTGGCTCACGGCCAGTGGACGACTCAGAGCTCTCCTGGAAATCCGCTTCGATGAGAGCGGTGCGGACGTGATGGTGCTGGCCGGTGATGCCGACAGCGTTCGGCAGGGATTTGACCAGGTGATCTTTCCGGCCGACCGGGTTCGCTTGCTGACACGGGAACCGCAACGGCGCCTTCAGGTCCTCTCCAACGCGACGTCCTCCGAGGTGATCTGGCATGACACCTCCGGTTCATTGCCCGAACCCTGGGACCAACGTCCACCAGCGGATGCCGAGGCTCTGGAACGTTGGCGCCTGAAACAGGGTTGGCCCAGCGGCGACGGGGAACTCTCCGGTGAGACCAATCCCTTTGAACTCGGCTTAAGCCACTGGGTGAGCCTCAGCAAAGGCTGCTACCTCGGTCAGGAGACCATGGCCAAACTGGCAAGCACGGGTGGTGTGAAGCAACAGCTCCGCGTCTGGAGCAGCACAAGCTTGCTTGCCAAAGGCACAATGCTCCAGCGCGATGGAGCGCGGGCCGGACAAATCACCTCGGTGTTGCCGAACCGTGATGCACCCGGCTGCATCGGACTGGCACTGGTACGCCGCCAGCACCTGGACACCACGGTCCTGAACGGACCGGAAGGGGAAGATCTGATCCTGCAGCGGCCCTCAGGATTTCAGGATCCACCACTTGCTGTTGCATCCTGA
- the pyrE gene encoding orotate phosphoribosyltransferase, translated as MPTMPLTPEEQRQTLLRHLARAAYRRGQFTLASGRQSEHYVNCKPVSLSGSGLALVSSAMLPLVEQESVAVAGLTLGADPLVSGVAITAAAAGRSLDALIVRKQAKGHGTGAWLEGPLPESGALVTVLEDVVTTGGSSLKAVNQLREAGYRVQRVVTIVDREEGGATAMQAAGLDLVSLFLLSEVAACAMELTS; from the coding sequence ATGCCCACCATGCCGCTCACGCCTGAGGAGCAGCGACAGACGCTGCTGCGGCATTTGGCTCGTGCGGCCTACCGACGGGGCCAGTTCACCCTGGCGTCGGGACGGCAGAGCGAGCACTACGTGAATTGCAAACCGGTCAGCCTCAGCGGCAGCGGTCTTGCGTTGGTGAGTTCCGCCATGCTCCCGCTCGTGGAACAGGAATCGGTTGCGGTGGCAGGGCTCACCCTTGGCGCTGATCCACTGGTCAGTGGTGTTGCGATCACAGCTGCGGCAGCAGGACGATCCCTCGATGCCCTGATCGTGAGAAAGCAGGCCAAGGGCCACGGAACCGGCGCCTGGCTGGAGGGACCGTTGCCGGAATCAGGGGCTCTGGTGACGGTTCTTGAGGATGTGGTGACCACAGGTGGCTCGTCGCTGAAAGCCGTGAATCAGCTCAGGGAAGCCGGCTACAGGGTCCAGCGGGTGGTCACCATCGTGGACCGGGAGGAAGGGGGCGCGACCGCGATGCAAGCGGCGGGTCTTGATCTGGTCAGCCTGTTTCTGCTGTCGGAGGTGGCGGCCTGTGCGATGGAACTGACGTCATGA
- a CDS encoding occludin/ELL family protein has protein sequence MIPRTLFAIALLAAPAAAGPVICTTTLEAPDRSAEIRSPVQVTTCESVETTRELINRRFFTWRAPYARGLDMVHQFTDLMGIAVGGPEGNRLMGFGFPEQAVIWDATAAGNTIEALIEEQSPVQPWRTMDLPNGFDSSLAMEGQQTDFEILDLDEPSPLQPLW, from the coding sequence GTGATCCCCAGGACGCTGTTCGCCATTGCGCTGCTTGCTGCGCCTGCCGCCGCAGGCCCTGTGATCTGCACAACCACCCTGGAAGCGCCCGATCGCTCAGCGGAGATCCGATCCCCGGTGCAGGTCACCACCTGCGAAAGCGTGGAAACCACCCGTGAGTTGATCAACCGGCGCTTCTTCACTTGGAGGGCACCGTATGCCCGTGGTCTCGACATGGTTCACCAATTCACCGATCTCATGGGAATCGCGGTCGGGGGGCCGGAGGGCAATCGTTTGATGGGCTTCGGTTTTCCGGAGCAGGCTGTCATCTGGGACGCGACTGCCGCCGGGAACACCATCGAGGCGTTGATCGAGGAGCAGAGCCCAGTACAACCCTGGCGAACAATGGATCTGCCGAATGGCTTCGACTCAAGCCTGGCCATGGAGGGGCAGCAAACTGATTTCGAGATCCTTGATCTCGATGAACCATCGCCTCTGCAGCCGTTGTGGTAA